The Phreatobacter oligotrophus genome contains a region encoding:
- a CDS encoding SDR family NAD(P)-dependent oxidoreductase, which produces MTASAASPAPSTSLSLAGLNALVIGGSSGIGEAIAHGYAAAGARVAIAARSPDKLRVAADRLAAAHPGSKGYVADVTDMADLARLAETVARDFGPIDVLVPCQGTTIIKPTLDFTPEEVEHIFRTNQTSVFFSCTTFGRAMVERGKGAIINIASLSAHRGWPRACPYAMTKHAIVGLTQTLAAEWATAGVRVNAISPGFFMTELNAAKMPPERKENALRRTPMGRWGKTEELVGAAVYLASPGAGFVTGTVIAVDGGYLASGI; this is translated from the coding sequence CCTCCCCTGCCCCCTCCACCTCGCTGTCCCTTGCCGGGCTCAATGCCCTCGTCATCGGCGGGTCGAGCGGCATCGGCGAGGCGATCGCGCACGGATACGCGGCCGCGGGCGCGCGCGTGGCGATCGCCGCCCGCTCTCCCGACAAGCTCCGCGTCGCCGCCGACCGCCTCGCCGCCGCCCATCCCGGATCGAAGGGCTATGTGGCCGATGTCACCGACATGGCGGACCTCGCGCGCCTTGCCGAGACCGTTGCCCGCGACTTCGGCCCCATCGACGTGCTGGTGCCCTGCCAGGGCACGACCATCATCAAGCCGACGCTCGACTTCACGCCCGAGGAGGTCGAGCACATCTTCCGCACCAACCAGACCAGCGTCTTCTTCTCCTGCACCACCTTCGGCCGCGCCATGGTGGAGCGCGGCAAGGGCGCCATCATCAACATCGCCTCGCTCTCGGCCCATCGCGGCTGGCCGCGCGCCTGCCCCTATGCCATGACCAAGCACGCCATCGTCGGCCTCACCCAGACGCTGGCGGCCGAATGGGCGACCGCCGGCGTCCGCGTCAACGCCATCTCGCCCGGCTTCTTCATGACCGAGCTCAACGCCGCCAAGATGCCGCCGGAGCGCAAGGAGAACGCGCTGCGCCGCACCCCCATGGGCCGCTGGGGCAAGACCGAGGAACTGGTCGGCGCTGCCGTCTACCTGGCCTCGCCCGGCGC